From Synechococcus sp. A10-1-5-1, a single genomic window includes:
- a CDS encoding YccF domain-containing protein, whose amino-acid sequence MFRFLFNLLWFVLGGLVMGLGWWFAGLLCAISVVGLPWARSCFVIGNFSFWPFGQEAISRQALTGRRDWGTGPLGSVGNVIWFLVAGWWLAVGHLASALACFLTVVGIPFGLQHIKLALIALAPIGMTVVPKR is encoded by the coding sequence TTGTTCCGCTTCCTGTTCAACCTCCTCTGGTTTGTCCTGGGTGGTTTGGTGATGGGCCTGGGTTGGTGGTTCGCTGGCTTGCTCTGCGCCATCAGTGTCGTGGGCTTGCCCTGGGCCCGCTCTTGTTTTGTGATCGGGAACTTTTCCTTCTGGCCCTTTGGTCAAGAGGCAATCTCACGCCAGGCTCTAACGGGCCGCCGCGATTGGGGGACTGGGCCCCTGGGGAGCGTGGGGAACGTGATTTGGTTTCTAGTAGCGGGTTGGTGGCTGGCGGTTGGTCATCTGGCGTCAGCCTTGGCTTGCTTCTTGACGGTTGTGGGCATTCCCTTTGGGCTGCAGCACATCAAGTTGGCGCTGATTGCCTTGGCTCCCATTGGGATGACGGTCGTTCCGAAGCGTTGA
- a CDS encoding SulP family inorganic anion transporter, with protein MRSPFREPPESRVWRLSRTWSQPWLKNWRGDITGGITTAVVALPLAMAFGLTSGAGAIAGLWGAIVLGFIAAPLGGTPSQVSGPTGPMTVIMAAVITALVGRYGPEAGLAVAFTVALLAGILQVLFGVFRLGQYIVQMPYSVISGFMSGIGVIVVVLQLPILLGLNLKGTIPQILAALPAQLPNLNGLALLVGCLTFALIRSYPRRWNRWIPAPLVALVLISALSTLLPEGSIPRLGAIPQGLPTLRWPELRFDEIRLLGGYAITLAVLGSIDSLLTSLVADNITRTQHRSDRELIGQGLGNMAAALVGGLPGAGATMRTVTNVQAGGRTPLSGMVHSMALLIVTLGAGPFAAGIPLAVLGGILLHVGLEIVDWSFLKRAPRLSWKATGLMWLVLLLTVFWDLVTAVVIGVSIANVITIKDQADALHKTSQRIAGGDGDPNGPSALRLNAEEQALLREAGSEVALLNLAGPLSFGASRYLTQLLQESAAYATLILDLTAVSHLGVTASLAIDAVCRDATRQGRRVIIAAPQERYRERLGRLAVTRFIGVELCLTRQEALLCARSHQLAAGSQQAS; from the coding sequence ATGCGTTCTCCATTCCGCGAGCCCCCTGAGTCGAGGGTCTGGCGGCTCAGTCGCACCTGGAGCCAACCCTGGCTGAAGAACTGGCGAGGAGACATCACCGGTGGCATCACCACCGCCGTGGTGGCCTTACCGCTGGCCATGGCCTTTGGCCTGACCTCCGGAGCGGGTGCGATCGCGGGCCTTTGGGGCGCGATTGTTTTGGGATTCATCGCCGCTCCCCTCGGCGGAACCCCCTCCCAAGTCTCAGGACCCACCGGTCCGATGACCGTGATCATGGCCGCGGTCATCACGGCACTGGTTGGTCGGTACGGGCCAGAAGCCGGCCTTGCCGTGGCCTTCACCGTGGCGCTTCTGGCTGGCATCTTGCAAGTGCTGTTTGGGGTGTTTCGCCTCGGGCAGTACATCGTGCAGATGCCCTACTCGGTGATCTCGGGCTTCATGTCAGGGATCGGCGTGATCGTGGTGGTGCTCCAGTTGCCGATCCTGCTGGGGCTGAACCTCAAGGGCACGATCCCGCAGATCCTGGCGGCGCTGCCGGCTCAGCTCCCCAACCTGAACGGCCTAGCCCTGCTGGTCGGCTGTCTGACCTTTGCACTAATCCGCTCCTACCCCCGGCGCTGGAACCGCTGGATCCCCGCTCCACTGGTGGCCTTGGTCCTGATCTCGGCGCTCAGCACCCTGCTGCCAGAGGGATCCATCCCCCGCCTGGGTGCCATACCCCAGGGATTGCCGACCCTGCGCTGGCCGGAACTGCGCTTCGATGAGATTCGGCTTTTGGGCGGCTATGCCATCACCCTCGCCGTTCTGGGCTCCATCGACTCGCTGCTCACCTCCCTGGTCGCCGACAACATCACCCGCACCCAACACCGCTCCGATCGTGAACTGATCGGCCAGGGGCTCGGAAACATGGCCGCCGCCCTTGTGGGGGGCCTGCCTGGAGCCGGCGCGACAATGCGCACCGTCACCAACGTGCAGGCCGGCGGCAGGACTCCCCTTTCGGGGATGGTGCACTCGATGGCCCTGCTGATCGTGACCCTGGGAGCGGGCCCCTTCGCCGCTGGCATTCCCCTGGCCGTACTCGGGGGAATCCTGCTGCATGTGGGCCTAGAGATCGTGGACTGGAGCTTCCTGAAGCGCGCCCCACGCCTCTCCTGGAAAGCCACGGGGCTGATGTGGCTGGTCCTCTTGCTCACGGTCTTTTGGGACCTGGTCACCGCCGTGGTGATCGGGGTCTCGATCGCCAACGTGATCACCATCAAGGACCAGGCCGATGCCCTGCACAAAACAAGCCAACGGATCGCCGGCGGCGATGGCGATCCCAACGGCCCCTCCGCCCTCAGACTCAATGCCGAGGAGCAAGCCCTCCTGCGGGAGGCTGGCAGTGAAGTCGCGCTCTTGAACCTTGCGGGCCCCCTGAGCTTTGGTGCCAGCCGCTACCTGACCCAGTTGCTTCAAGAGAGCGCCGCCTACGCCACCTTGATCCTGGATCTCACAGCCGTCTCCCATCTGGGAGTCACGGCGTCGCTAGCCATCGATGCGGTCTGCCGGGATGCCACACGCCAGGGACGACGGGTGATCATCGCCGCTCCCCAGGAGCGCTACCGGGAACGCCTCGGACGGCTCGCCGTCACCCGTTTCATCGGCGTGGAGCTGTGCCTCACCAGGCAGGAGGCGCTGCTCTGCGCCCGCAGCCATCAGCTTGCGGCCGGGTCCCAGCAGGCTTCCTAG
- a CDS encoding DUF3764 family protein, translated as MLETHVLTFSINKPFEEWVTTYDSSASLLEAAGIKCLFRGVSKDDPTQVCAVMQAETGVMEQFIAENAEMIASSGHILESTISQVFL; from the coding sequence ATGCTTGAAACCCACGTGCTCACCTTCTCGATCAATAAGCCTTTCGAGGAGTGGGTCACGACCTATGACTCCTCTGCGTCGCTTCTGGAGGCAGCTGGGATCAAGTGTCTCTTTCGAGGGGTGAGCAAGGACGACCCGACCCAGGTCTGCGCCGTGATGCAGGCTGAAACCGGCGTGATGGAGCAGTTCATCGCGGAGAACGCCGAGATGATTGCGTCCTCCGGCCACATCCTTGAGAGCACGATCAGTCAGGTCTTTCTTTAG
- a CDS encoding ester cyclase: MATDGLAERIDAIFERHMDAELAGDLDGTLGTMSANPHLVNVPTMVGGSGAEGVRRFYAKRLVGQFFPPDVTFTPITRTHSPERLVDELVIRFTHTHRIDWMLPGVEPTNRRVEVAFVVIVGIEGETVSYEHIYWDQATVLVQLGLLQPEGLPVVGQGAVAKLLDPSLPDPFFNEA; this comes from the coding sequence ATGGCGACGGATGGATTGGCCGAGCGCATCGACGCGATTTTTGAACGTCATATGGACGCGGAGCTGGCGGGAGATTTGGATGGCACGTTGGGGACGATGAGCGCCAATCCCCATCTGGTGAATGTCCCGACCATGGTTGGTGGTTCAGGGGCTGAGGGTGTTCGCCGTTTTTACGCCAAGCGGCTCGTTGGACAGTTTTTCCCGCCCGATGTGACCTTTACGCCGATCACTCGCACCCATTCGCCGGAGCGTCTGGTGGATGAATTGGTGATTCGCTTCACCCATACCCACCGCATCGATTGGATGCTGCCGGGTGTGGAACCCACGAATCGGAGGGTCGAAGTGGCCTTCGTGGTGATCGTTGGGATTGAAGGAGAGACGGTCAGTTACGAGCACATCTACTGGGATCAAGCCACGGTCCTTGTTCAGTTGGGGTTGTTGCAGCCAGAAGGTCTACCCGTGGTGGGACAGGGCGCCGTCGCCAAACTGTTGGACCCGTCCTTGCCGGATCCGTTCTTCAATGAGGCTTGA
- a CDS encoding galactose oxidase produces MKRMDEWEFMEATLLRASRSGRVCITCQHFTYGTDAHCRTLLGCKLQSKQLDQGEHLTKKCQHWLTRRELQVGWCPEAA; encoded by the coding sequence ATGAAGCGTATGGACGAATGGGAATTCATGGAGGCCACGCTGCTGCGGGCCTCCCGATCAGGACGGGTCTGCATCACTTGCCAGCACTTCACCTACGGAACCGACGCCCATTGCCGAACCCTGCTCGGCTGCAAGCTTCAATCCAAACAGCTTGACCAAGGCGAACACCTAACTAAAAAGTGCCAGCACTGGCTCACCAGACGAGAACTCCAGGTGGGATGGTGCCCAGAGGCCGCATGA
- a CDS encoding cupin domain-containing protein, translated as MPVNRCSWLTPLALAVLCSTLTLEVKAHDDHGAGALGVEVTELANSSREWDGQTLPRYPSGQPQIKVLKITIPSGVRLPLHWHPVINAAVVLKGALTLELLDGSSHTFRQGEALVEVVNTVHTGRALGTEPVELVVFYAGVEGSPTTVLTTTAQPPH; from the coding sequence ATGCCCGTGAACCGTTGCTCGTGGTTAACCCCTTTAGCCCTGGCTGTCCTCTGCAGCACCCTGACGCTTGAGGTCAAGGCCCACGATGACCATGGCGCGGGGGCCCTTGGTGTCGAGGTCACGGAACTCGCCAACTCCAGTCGGGAGTGGGATGGACAGACCTTGCCTCGCTATCCGTCCGGTCAGCCCCAGATCAAGGTGCTGAAAATCACGATTCCTTCGGGGGTGCGTCTGCCGCTGCATTGGCATCCCGTGATCAACGCTGCGGTGGTTCTCAAGGGTGCCTTGACCCTGGAATTACTCGATGGCTCTAGTCATACCTTCCGTCAGGGAGAGGCCTTGGTTGAGGTGGTCAATACCGTCCACACCGGGCGTGCCCTGGGGACTGAACCGGTGGAGCTCGTGGTCTTTTATGCGGGCGTAGAGGGTTCCCCTACGACGGTTTTGACAACGACGGCCCAGCCCCCGCATTAG